The following are from one region of the Streptomyces decoyicus genome:
- a CDS encoding FtsB/FtsL family cell division protein — MADTHVLDAVAAMPPMVSSEYHVVATGIAARLSAAEMDALERCVTDTSDPARGFNALYVLLARHRRALDAGRFRGLYQRHAARFDGVPMRAVLDSDMAMLEQAGPDLVTALRHAETALAAYPGNLALVAHHARILAEHAWSGGETGQADLTAAMGRMERAIETDPERPRFRAVHAQLAGLLGDFTLALTSIRRALDLEDSEQPGYAMRVVEYHRIRADITLHREATAIRGRLDEATAEVADTLQERLDKAVADVEERAKSEIGKVRSETLGTLGLLAAVIAFIVTTTQIADRQPVDEALRLLTGCAGMLSLVFTAFAAVFGVVRPTRLILPALLGSGLLLAAFLT, encoded by the coding sequence ATGGCTGACACTCACGTCCTCGATGCCGTTGCCGCCATGCCGCCCATGGTGTCCTCGGAGTACCACGTCGTGGCGACCGGGATAGCGGCGCGACTGTCAGCCGCGGAAATGGACGCCCTGGAACGGTGCGTCACCGACACGTCCGACCCCGCGCGGGGCTTCAACGCGCTGTACGTCCTGCTGGCCCGGCACCGGCGCGCCCTGGACGCCGGCCGCTTCCGGGGGCTCTACCAGCGACACGCGGCACGCTTCGACGGGGTGCCCATGCGCGCCGTCCTGGACTCCGACATGGCGATGCTGGAACAGGCCGGGCCCGATCTTGTGACCGCGCTGCGCCACGCGGAGACGGCGCTGGCCGCCTATCCGGGAAATCTGGCGTTGGTCGCCCATCACGCCCGCATCCTGGCGGAGCACGCGTGGAGCGGGGGTGAGACCGGACAGGCGGATCTCACTGCGGCGATGGGCCGGATGGAGCGTGCCATCGAGACGGACCCCGAACGCCCGCGCTTCCGTGCCGTACACGCCCAACTCGCCGGTCTGCTGGGCGACTTCACCCTCGCCCTCACCTCCATCCGGCGCGCCCTGGACCTGGAGGACTCGGAGCAGCCGGGGTATGCGATGCGGGTGGTCGAGTACCACCGGATCAGGGCGGACATCACGCTGCACCGCGAGGCAACCGCCATCCGCGGCCGCCTGGACGAGGCCACGGCGGAGGTTGCCGACACGCTCCAGGAGCGGCTGGACAAGGCCGTCGCCGACGTCGAGGAGCGGGCCAAGTCCGAGATCGGAAAGGTCAGGTCGGAGACGCTCGGCACCCTCGGGCTGCTCGCGGCAGTGATCGCCTTCATCGTCACCACGACGCAGATCGCCGACCGGCAGCCCGTCGACGAAGCGCTGCGTCTGCTCACCGGCTGCGCCGGCATGCTTTCCCTCGTCTTCACCGCCTTCGCCGCGGTCTTCGGGGTGGTACGCCCCACCCGGCTGATCTTGCCCGCACTCCTCGGGAGCGGCCTTCTGCTGGCCGCCTTCCTCACCTGA
- a CDS encoding class I SAM-dependent methyltransferase codes for MADESFRDPRLAALYDPLDPDRRDLDTYLHLTAELGARRVLDIGCGTGVLALLLADRGIEVVGVDPARASLDVAKAKPGGDRVRWICGDATALPPLQADLATMTANVAQAIVDPRAWRQTLTGVREALRPGGHLAFETRDPSQRAWEAWNRKASYSVAEVPGAGPVESWVDLIDVDGPLVTFRWTYVFTANGKVLTSDSTLRFRDRQEVEAALRAHGYAVKEVRDAPDRPGREFVFLARRPAP; via the coding sequence ATGGCCGACGAATCCTTCCGAGACCCACGACTGGCCGCTCTCTACGATCCGCTCGATCCCGATCGCCGCGACCTGGATACATACCTGCACCTCACAGCGGAGCTCGGTGCCCGTCGCGTGCTGGACATCGGCTGTGGCACAGGCGTGTTGGCGCTCCTGCTGGCCGATCGCGGGATCGAGGTCGTCGGTGTGGATCCCGCCCGTGCCTCCCTCGATGTGGCCAAGGCCAAACCGGGCGGCGATCGCGTCCGCTGGATCTGCGGTGATGCGACAGCACTCCCCCCGCTCCAAGCCGACCTCGCCACCATGACGGCGAACGTCGCCCAGGCCATCGTCGATCCACGGGCGTGGCGGCAGACACTGACGGGAGTCCGCGAGGCACTTCGTCCGGGCGGTCATCTGGCATTCGAGACCCGCGATCCGTCCCAGCGCGCCTGGGAGGCGTGGAATCGCAAGGCCTCGTACAGCGTGGCGGAGGTCCCGGGTGCCGGCCCGGTGGAGAGCTGGGTCGACCTGATCGACGTCGACGGGCCATTGGTGACATTCCGCTGGACCTATGTGTTCACCGCCAACGGGAAGGTGCTGACGTCGGATTCGACGCTGCGGTTTCGTGACCGGCAGGAAGTCGAGGCGGCCCTGCGCGCGCACGGGTATGCGGTGAAGGAGGTGCGCGACGCCCCCGACCGGCCGGGGAGGGAGTTCGTCTTCCTCGCCCGCCGTCCGGCGCCGTGA
- a CDS encoding FadR/GntR family transcriptional regulator, which yields METLPRETVVDVLENRLREAILTGRYPAGDYLPTERRLAERYGVNRTTLKHAYGRLLQAGLLETRHGVGTRVCDFLRLGGADLLPMLVRHSPDWIGEIFEVRRSVGVLIAERAAARSQAAQHAELRELLAAVRTAESGDAVQLADIEVHRALARATGNRVYVLLTNTLFQAYLPVRSALVRPFTDPDAAHARLAPLVEAVAAGDSGAARTAAESYLTATERIMLEELA from the coding sequence GTGGAGACGCTGCCCCGTGAGACCGTCGTCGACGTCCTGGAGAACCGGCTGCGAGAGGCGATCCTCACCGGCCGCTACCCCGCCGGCGACTACCTGCCCACCGAGCGCCGGCTGGCGGAGCGGTACGGCGTCAACCGCACCACCCTCAAGCACGCCTACGGCCGCCTCCTCCAGGCCGGTCTGCTGGAGACGCGGCACGGTGTGGGCACCCGGGTGTGCGACTTCCTGCGCCTCGGAGGTGCCGATCTGCTGCCGATGTTGGTGAGGCACAGCCCGGACTGGATCGGTGAGATCTTCGAAGTGCGGCGCAGTGTCGGTGTGTTGATCGCCGAGCGGGCCGCCGCACGGTCGCAGGCCGCGCAGCACGCCGAGCTCCGCGAGCTGCTGGCGGCCGTCCGTACGGCCGAGAGCGGCGACGCCGTACAGCTCGCGGACATCGAGGTGCACCGCGCGCTGGCCCGCGCCACCGGCAACCGCGTCTATGTGCTGCTGACCAACACCCTCTTCCAGGCCTATCTGCCGGTCCGCTCCGCTCTGGTACGGCCCTTCACCGACCCGGACGCCGCGCACGCCCGGCTGGCGCCCCTGGTCGAGGCGGTGGCGGCGGGCGACTCGGGAGCTGCGCGCACCGCCGCCGAGAGCTATCTGACCGCCACCGAACGGATCATGCTGGAGGAGCTCGCATGA
- a CDS encoding GMC family oxidoreductase N-terminal domain-containing protein, protein MSTAGLVAALLADDGSERWPAKVPRRLDDVLASMPAPARAGVHGAARAVDAYALARTGRPLAALGPVERDRLMTALAARPRLAPLLDLLKVPVLLAAGTERMLDDRARAGRGAGAGGALPLAFAPPRDPPLDCTAAQHWPARSTADAVVIGSGAGGAMAARVLARTGLRTVVLEEGDHHTTASFGRRTPLERFTDLYRDGGATVAAGRPPLLLPTGRAVGGTTLVNSGTCYRTPDHVLERWRTAFGLDLADGFGAHLDEAERTLGVAAQPLDVLGNNGLLTLAGAERLGWRAAPLRRNAPGCQGSCQCVVGCPNGAKQSVQLSVLPDACAAGARIVTGARVRRILVDADRPGGPRAAGVSVQRPEGGDLEILSPLVVVATGALQSPPLLRRSGLGAHPRLGRNLSVHPATSVAGRFAEPVTAWEGVLQSVGVEELHRGGILIEATATPPGMGSFVLPGVGRELRRELDTADRLATLGAMIADRPAGRVLGRDRTVLRYDLDPRDAGRLMTAVRAMGELLFAAGAQEVLTGIPTAPRARSLAELSALLDGVSARGLHLSAFHPTGTVAAGADPHRCPADGAGRLRGVHGVLIADGSLLPSCPEVNPQLSIMAAALGVAERAVGAG, encoded by the coding sequence ATGAGCACCGCCGGACTCGTCGCCGCCCTCCTCGCCGACGACGGCAGCGAACGCTGGCCGGCCAAGGTGCCCCGCCGGCTCGACGACGTCCTGGCCTCGATGCCCGCGCCGGCCCGCGCCGGGGTGCACGGCGCCGCACGGGCCGTCGACGCCTATGCGCTGGCCCGCACGGGACGCCCGCTCGCCGCCCTCGGCCCGGTGGAGCGCGACCGGCTGATGACTGCGCTCGCCGCCCGGCCGCGCCTGGCCCCGCTGCTGGACCTGCTGAAGGTTCCGGTGCTGCTGGCCGCGGGCACGGAGCGGATGCTCGACGACCGGGCCCGCGCGGGGCGGGGTGCCGGTGCCGGGGGAGCGCTGCCGCTCGCCTTCGCACCGCCGCGCGACCCGCCGCTGGACTGCACAGCGGCGCAACACTGGCCCGCGCGCAGCACCGCGGACGCGGTGGTGATCGGTTCCGGCGCCGGAGGCGCCATGGCGGCGCGGGTCCTGGCCCGGACCGGATTGCGTACCGTCGTCCTGGAAGAGGGGGACCACCACACCACCGCCTCCTTCGGACGGCGCACGCCCCTGGAACGGTTCACGGACCTCTACCGCGACGGCGGGGCCACCGTGGCGGCCGGCCGCCCGCCACTGCTGCTGCCCACGGGGCGGGCCGTGGGCGGGACCACCCTCGTCAACTCCGGCACCTGTTACCGGACCCCGGACCATGTGCTGGAGCGCTGGCGTACCGCCTTCGGTCTCGACCTCGCCGACGGCTTCGGGGCGCATCTCGACGAGGCGGAGCGCACCCTGGGCGTGGCCGCCCAGCCCCTCGACGTCCTCGGCAACAACGGCCTGCTCACCCTCGCCGGGGCGGAACGCCTCGGCTGGCGCGCCGCACCGCTGCGCCGCAACGCCCCTGGCTGCCAGGGCTCCTGTCAGTGCGTCGTGGGCTGCCCCAACGGCGCCAAGCAGAGCGTGCAGTTGTCGGTGCTGCCGGACGCCTGCGCCGCCGGAGCCCGGATCGTCACCGGGGCCCGGGTGCGGCGGATTCTGGTGGACGCCGACCGACCCGGCGGTCCGAGGGCGGCGGGGGTGTCCGTCCAGCGTCCGGAGGGTGGTGACCTGGAGATTCTCAGCCCGCTGGTGGTGGTAGCGACAGGCGCCCTTCAGTCGCCACCGCTGCTGCGGCGCTCCGGGCTGGGCGCCCACCCACGGCTCGGCCGAAATCTCAGCGTCCATCCGGCGACCAGCGTGGCGGGCCGCTTCGCCGAGCCGGTGACCGCCTGGGAGGGGGTGTTGCAGAGCGTCGGTGTCGAGGAGCTGCACCGGGGCGGGATCCTCATCGAGGCGACCGCCACCCCACCGGGCATGGGCAGCTTCGTCCTGCCGGGCGTGGGCCGCGAGCTGCGCCGCGAACTGGACACCGCCGACCGGCTGGCCACCCTCGGCGCCATGATCGCGGACCGCCCTGCGGGCCGGGTCCTGGGCCGGGACCGCACCGTACTCCGCTACGACCTCGACCCCCGCGATGCGGGCCGCCTGATGACCGCGGTACGGGCCATGGGCGAACTGCTCTTCGCAGCCGGCGCCCAGGAGGTACTGACCGGCATCCCCACCGCACCGCGCGCCCGCTCCCTGGCCGAGCTGTCCGCACTGCTGGACGGGGTGAGCGCCCGCGGGCTCCACCTCTCGGCCTTCCATCCCACCGGAACCGTGGCCGCGGGGGCGGACCCCCACCGATGCCCCGCCGACGGGGCAGGCCGCCTGCGCGGCGTCCACGGGGTCCTGATCGCCGACGGCTCGCTGCTCCCCAGCTGCCCCGAAGTGAACCCACAGTTGAGCATCATGGCGGCGGCCCTGGGCGTCGCGGAGCGAGCGGTGGGGGCGGGGTGA
- a CDS encoding DUF899 family protein, with product MRPTNLTGESADYVSAREELQQAEIELMRHRERVAELRRRLPLGPVVEDYTFEEGPADLQAGDAPTRTVRLGDLFTRPGRDLVVYHLMYGKEQTDPCPMCTMWCDGFNGVAHHVAQNVDLAIVAAADLPTLRAHARDREWTNLRLLSAGSSSFKYDLGSEDAEGNQDSTVSVFTRDDNGSVRHVYSGHPRMSDDIDQRGIDLLSPVWHLLDLTRRGRGDWFAALRY from the coding sequence ATGCGTCCAACCAATCTCACCGGGGAGTCGGCCGACTACGTCAGCGCCCGTGAGGAGCTGCAACAAGCCGAGATCGAGCTGATGCGCCATCGCGAACGCGTCGCCGAGCTGCGTCGCCGGTTGCCGCTGGGCCCCGTCGTCGAGGACTACACGTTCGAGGAGGGCCCTGCCGATCTTCAGGCCGGGGACGCGCCGACGCGGACCGTGCGCCTGGGCGACCTGTTCACTCGCCCCGGGCGTGATCTGGTCGTCTACCACCTCATGTACGGCAAGGAGCAGACCGATCCGTGCCCCATGTGCACGATGTGGTGCGATGGCTTCAACGGAGTGGCCCACCACGTCGCGCAGAACGTCGACCTCGCGATCGTCGCCGCAGCCGACCTGCCCACGCTCCGCGCGCACGCCCGAGACCGGGAGTGGACGAATCTGCGGCTGCTCAGCGCCGGGTCCAGTTCCTTCAAGTACGACCTGGGCAGCGAGGACGCCGAGGGCAACCAGGACTCGACGGTCTCGGTGTTCACCCGCGACGACAACGGGTCGGTGCGTCACGTCTACTCGGGCCACCCCCGGATGTCCGACGACATCGACCAACGAGGCATCGACCTGCTCAGCCCGGTGTGGCACCTCCTCGACCTCACCCGCCGAGGCCGGGGGGACTGGTTCGCCGCGCTCCGTTACTAG
- a CDS encoding TraR/DksA family transcriptional regulator, whose translation MEDRTESTGGSPAQWAAAAERIAEDRASTERLIGSLTRLWDGVVEAASLTANDDEHDPEGATVAFERAHLRDMLKQAHADLDDLDRAAQRIASGAYGSCERCGGPISSGRLTARPTARTCIDCANKAGR comes from the coding sequence GTGGAGGACCGTACCGAGAGCACAGGGGGCTCGCCCGCACAATGGGCGGCCGCGGCAGAGCGGATCGCGGAGGACCGGGCCAGTACCGAGCGGCTGATCGGCTCGTTGACGCGCCTGTGGGACGGGGTCGTAGAGGCGGCGAGCCTGACGGCCAACGACGACGAGCACGACCCCGAGGGAGCCACGGTCGCGTTCGAACGGGCCCACCTGCGTGACATGTTGAAGCAGGCACACGCCGACCTGGACGACCTCGATCGAGCCGCCCAGCGGATCGCCAGCGGCGCCTACGGCAGCTGTGAGCGCTGCGGCGGGCCGATCTCCTCAGGACGGCTCACCGCCCGCCCGACGGCGAGGACCTGCATCGACTGCGCCAACAAGGCCGGCAGATGA
- the ctaD gene encoding aa3-type cytochrome oxidase subunit I yields the protein MTAVQQTESLQPARRRKSAGRVVVDWLTTTDHKTIGTLYLSTSFGFFLVGGLLALAIRAELARPGLQILSNEQFNQAFTMHGTIMLLIFATPLFAGFANWIMPLQIGAPDVAFPRLNMFAYWLYLFGSLIALCAFITPEGAADFGWTAYTPLSGPLRTPGIGGDLWVMGLAFSGFGTILGSVNFITTIICMRAPGMTMFRMPIFTWNILLTAVLVLFAFPVLAAALLVLEADRKFGAHVFDPANGGSLLWQHLFWFFGHPEVYIIALPFFGIVTEIFPVFSRKPIFGYIGLIAATISIAGLSVTVWAHHMFVTGAVLLPYFSFMSFLIAVPTGVKFFNWVGTMWHGSLSFETPMLWSIGFLVTFLFGGLTGVLLASPPMDFHVSDSYFVVAHFHYTVFGTVVFAMFAGFYFWWPKFSGKMLDERLGKIHFWTLFIGFHLTFLIQHWLGVEGMPRRYADYLASDGFTTLNTISSIGSFLLGLSVLPFLYNVWKTAKYAPKVTADDPWGYARSLEWATSCPPPRHNFTTLPRVRSESPAFDLHHPDVAALEIARKGARRDVVEPEEPHHGGRPSGDEPR from the coding sequence GTGACTGCCGTTCAGCAGACGGAATCGTTGCAACCAGCCAGGCGGCGGAAGAGTGCCGGACGGGTGGTGGTGGATTGGCTGACGACCACCGACCACAAGACCATCGGCACGCTCTATCTGAGTACGTCGTTCGGATTCTTCCTGGTCGGCGGTCTTCTGGCGCTGGCCATTCGGGCGGAGCTCGCCCGCCCGGGTCTTCAGATTCTCTCGAACGAGCAGTTCAACCAGGCCTTCACGATGCACGGCACCATCATGCTGCTGATCTTCGCGACGCCGCTGTTCGCCGGGTTCGCGAACTGGATCATGCCCTTGCAGATCGGCGCGCCTGATGTGGCCTTCCCGCGGCTCAACATGTTCGCCTACTGGCTCTACCTGTTCGGTTCCCTGATCGCGCTGTGCGCCTTCATCACACCGGAGGGGGCCGCCGATTTCGGCTGGACCGCGTACACCCCGCTGTCGGGTCCTCTCCGTACCCCCGGAATCGGTGGCGACCTGTGGGTGATGGGCCTGGCCTTTTCCGGATTCGGAACGATCCTGGGGTCGGTCAACTTCATCACGACGATCATCTGTATGCGCGCGCCCGGCATGACGATGTTCCGGATGCCGATCTTCACCTGGAACATCCTGCTGACGGCCGTGCTCGTGCTGTTCGCCTTTCCCGTTCTGGCCGCCGCGCTGCTGGTGCTGGAGGCGGACCGGAAATTCGGCGCGCATGTCTTCGACCCCGCGAACGGGGGCTCGCTGCTCTGGCAGCACCTCTTCTGGTTCTTCGGCCACCCCGAGGTGTACATCATCGCGCTGCCGTTCTTCGGCATCGTCACCGAGATCTTCCCGGTGTTCAGTCGTAAGCCGATCTTCGGCTATATCGGACTCATCGCGGCGACGATCTCCATCGCGGGGCTGTCGGTCACCGTCTGGGCTCACCACATGTTCGTGACCGGTGCGGTACTTCTGCCGTACTTCTCCTTCATGTCCTTCCTCATCGCGGTACCCACCGGAGTGAAGTTCTTCAACTGGGTCGGCACGATGTGGCACGGCTCGCTGTCCTTCGAGACACCCATGCTCTGGTCGATCGGGTTCCTGGTGACCTTTCTCTTCGGCGGACTCACCGGCGTTCTGCTGGCCTCGCCGCCGATGGACTTCCATGTGTCCGATTCGTACTTCGTCGTCGCCCACTTCCACTACACCGTGTTCGGCACCGTGGTCTTCGCGATGTTCGCCGGCTTCTACTTCTGGTGGCCCAAGTTCAGCGGCAAAATGCTCGACGAAAGACTCGGGAAAATCCACTTCTGGACCCTCTTCATCGGTTTCCACCTCACCTTTCTCATCCAGCACTGGCTCGGCGTCGAAGGCATGCCGCGCCGCTATGCGGACTATCTGGCGTCCGATGGCTTCACCACGCTGAATACGATCTCCAGCATCGGCTCGTTCCTGCTGGGCCTCTCGGTGCTGCCGTTCCTCTACAACGTCTGGAAGACGGCGAAGTACGCCCCGAAGGTGACCGCCGACGACCCGTGGGGCTACGCACGCTCCCTCGAGTGGGCCACCTCGTGCCCGCCGCCGCGTCACAACTTCACCACGCTGCCCCGGGTCCGCTCCGAGTCGCCGGCCTTCGACCTGCATCATCCCGACGTCGCGGCCCTGGAAATCGCCAGGAAGGGCGCGCGGCGCGATGTGGTCGAACCGGAAGAGCCACATCACGGCGGCCGCCCCTCAGGGGACGAGCCGCGCTGA
- the fxsT gene encoding FxSxx-COOH system tetratricopeptide repeat protein, translating into MLPRQADCFQDRADAEQLEQAVTRGSTAVPCQVLVGMGGVGKTQLAAHHARQVWAKGGVDLLVWISATTREAVISAYAQAAAEVLGSDLADAERAASAFLAWLEPKPGTTQQHWLIVLDDVADPADLRGLWPPAGPHGRTLVTTRRRDAALTGNHRRLVSVGLFSSDEAIAYLITALALHGRQEPRDQLAALAADLGRLPMALSQAVAYLIDAHLDCAAYRAQLADRTCTLTALLPDPSGLPDDQATTTAAAWSLSIDRADQLHPRGLARLMLQLVAMLDPNGIPATVSASPPVLAYLDEFRIGASLEQTHTQQVTEQDAAGALRALHRLNLIEHSPNVPHRAVRVHQLIQRAARDAMTDTDRDVAAVVSATALIAAWPETERDTTLAQALRANAEALTRHDEGPLYRLGDFDDELDGVHPVLFRAGESLGKAGQIDAAMKHLQHVLDTACAHLGRDHPDTLHAAHDLAHWLGESGDFAGAAAAYKRLLKQETRALGRKHVTTLDTGVSLAYWRMKAGDVVSAASTYKRVLKQMIQVRGPDHPHVLNLRHNLAWCQGEAGDAVGAAAALEELMEQELQVLGSGDPLTLNTLGALARWRGEVGDHAGAVAALESVVDQKLRVMGPEHPDTLSARHSLGRWRAIAGDIAGATADLENLLVDRLRVLGPDHPHTFATRSNLAHLRGREGDPAGAAEATAELLGQMLRLWGADHPHTIRTRNNLAYWRTKAVEDPTAHQSTD; encoded by the coding sequence GTGTTGCCCCGGCAGGCCGACTGCTTCCAGGACCGCGCCGACGCCGAGCAGTTGGAGCAGGCAGTGACCCGCGGGAGCACGGCGGTGCCCTGCCAGGTGCTGGTCGGCATGGGTGGGGTCGGCAAGACTCAGCTCGCCGCCCACCATGCCCGCCAGGTATGGGCCAAGGGCGGTGTGGATCTGCTGGTGTGGATCAGCGCCACCACACGTGAGGCGGTCATTTCGGCCTACGCCCAGGCCGCCGCCGAGGTGCTCGGGTCCGACCTTGCCGACGCGGAACGCGCCGCGAGCGCATTCCTGGCCTGGCTGGAGCCCAAACCCGGTACCACCCAACAGCACTGGCTGATCGTGCTGGACGACGTCGCCGACCCTGCTGACCTGCGCGGCCTGTGGCCGCCCGCCGGCCCACACGGCCGAACGCTGGTAACCACCCGCCGCCGCGACGCTGCCCTGACCGGCAACCACCGGCGCCTGGTGTCGGTGGGCCTGTTCAGCTCCGATGAGGCAATCGCCTACCTCATCACCGCGCTGGCCTTGCACGGCCGCCAGGAACCGCGCGACCAGCTTGCTGCACTCGCTGCCGACCTCGGCCGTCTCCCCATGGCCCTGTCTCAGGCTGTCGCGTATCTCATCGATGCCCACCTGGACTGCGCCGCCTACCGTGCCCAGCTGGCCGACCGCACTTGTACCCTCACCGCGCTGCTGCCCGACCCCTCGGGGTTGCCCGACGACCAGGCCACCACCACGGCGGCTGCGTGGTCCCTGTCCATCGACCGTGCCGACCAGCTTCACCCCAGGGGCCTTGCTCGCCTCATGCTGCAGCTCGTCGCGATGCTCGACCCCAACGGCATCCCGGCCACCGTTTCGGCCAGCCCGCCGGTCCTCGCCTACCTTGACGAGTTCCGCATCGGCGCCTCACTTGAACAAACACATACGCAACAGGTCACTGAGCAAGACGCGGCCGGAGCGCTACGTGCACTCCATCGCCTGAACTTGATCGAGCACAGCCCGAACGTCCCCCATAGAGCCGTGCGGGTCCACCAACTCATACAACGCGCTGCCCGCGACGCCATGACTGACACGGACCGCGACGTCGCAGCCGTAGTCTCGGCCACGGCCCTGATAGCTGCCTGGCCCGAGACGGAGCGTGACACCACCCTGGCCCAGGCCCTGCGCGCCAACGCTGAAGCGCTCACCCGCCACGACGAGGGCCCCCTCTACCGGCTCGGTGATTTCGACGACGAGCTCGATGGCGTTCATCCGGTGCTCTTCCGTGCTGGCGAAAGTCTTGGCAAAGCCGGCCAGATCGACGCTGCCATGAAGCACCTTCAGCACGTTCTTGACACGGCATGCGCTCACCTTGGTCGAGATCACCCTGACACCCTCCACGCCGCACACGACCTGGCCCACTGGCTGGGCGAGTCCGGGGATTTCGCCGGCGCAGCCGCTGCCTACAAACGGCTACTGAAACAGGAGACACGGGCACTGGGCCGCAAACACGTCACCACTCTCGATACTGGCGTATCCCTCGCATACTGGCGTATGAAGGCTGGGGATGTTGTCAGCGCAGCTTCTACTTACAAGCGAGTCCTGAAGCAGATGATTCAGGTAAGAGGGCCGGATCACCCTCACGTCCTCAATCTCCGGCATAACCTGGCGTGGTGCCAGGGTGAAGCCGGCGATGCCGTTGGAGCCGCGGCCGCCTTGGAAGAACTGATGGAACAGGAATTGCAGGTGTTGGGGTCCGGAGACCCTCTGACCCTCAATACCCTGGGCGCCCTCGCTCGCTGGCGCGGGGAAGTCGGGGATCATGCTGGTGCTGTGGCCGCCTTGGAGTCCGTGGTGGACCAGAAGCTTCGGGTGATGGGGCCTGAGCACCCTGACACCCTCTCCGCACGACACAGTCTCGGGAGATGGCGTGCGATCGCCGGAGATATTGCCGGCGCCACAGCCGACCTTGAGAACCTGCTTGTCGACCGGCTACGTGTACTGGGCCCCGATCACCCCCATACCTTCGCCACCCGGAGCAATCTCGCCCACTTGCGAGGGCGGGAAGGGGATCCGGCCGGCGCCGCCGAAGCAACCGCTGAGCTGCTGGGGCAGATGCTGCGGTTATGGGGCGCCGACCACCCCCACACCATCCGCACCCGCAACAATCTCGCTTACTGGCGGACGAAGGCCGTAGAGGATCCAACCGCTCATCAATCGACCGATTGA
- a CDS encoding Asp23/Gls24 family envelope stress response protein, which yields MTEMAERGSRKAGDLGRTTIADGVVAKIAFLAAGEVVGVHALGSGISRSVGALRKRVPGGGTTSTHGVKVEVGEKQAAVDLDVVVDYGEVIPEVAKAVRENVISSVQRMTGLEVVEVNIAVSDVWLPEEEEEPERVQ from the coding sequence ATGACCGAGATGGCAGAGCGCGGGTCGCGGAAAGCCGGGGACCTGGGGCGGACGACCATCGCCGACGGTGTGGTCGCGAAGATCGCCTTCCTGGCAGCCGGTGAGGTGGTAGGGGTCCATGCCCTGGGCAGCGGGATTTCGAGATCGGTGGGGGCCCTGCGCAAGCGGGTACCCGGGGGCGGCACGACCAGCACGCACGGCGTCAAGGTCGAAGTCGGCGAGAAGCAGGCGGCGGTCGATCTGGACGTCGTCGTCGATTACGGCGAGGTCATCCCCGAGGTGGCGAAAGCCGTGCGCGAGAACGTGATTTCCTCGGTCCAGCGGATGACCGGTCTCGAAGTCGTGGAAGTCAATATCGCGGTCAGTGATGTATGGCTCCCCGAGGAGGAGGAAGAACCGGAACGGGTGCAGTAG